One Takifugu rubripes chromosome 2, fTakRub1.2, whole genome shotgun sequence genomic region harbors:
- the kif26ab gene encoding kinesin-like protein KIF26A isoform X4, whose product MMDWKELAAQKLNLSSKRKKHPPSLLHPQEPSIYPTNFSGILQVSPPPAPPCLLRAVSKVKENPGMGKVKVMMRICPSLETSDSSESQSFLKVDSRKKQLTLYDPASSPHSGSGHRRSATVAVPKIFAFDAVFTQDASQAEVCSGTVAEVIQSVVNGADGCIFCFGQVKLGKTYTMIGKDSSTQSLGIVPCAISWLFKLINERKEKTGTRFCVRVSAVEIYGKDEELKDLLSEASTGSLQEGQSPGIHLREDPICGTQLQNQSELRAPTAEKAAFFLDAAIAARSTSTPDADEDVRRNSHMLFTLHIYQYRMEKSGKGGMSGGRSRLHLIDLGSCEKVLSKSRDGGGGLCLSLNALGNVIMALANGAKHVPYRDSKLTMLLRESLGNINCRTTMITHISDSPAHYADSLNTIQLASRIHRMRKKKSKYASSSSGGESSCEEGRIRRPPHLRPFHPRTIALDPDLPGMLSDPDYSSSSEQSCDTVIYVGPGGAAISDRELSDNEGPPAFVPIIPSLNKKRSVKEGPLDRDHFFKCNTFAELQERLECIDGSEEPTAFVGEAKRSQTSPKTDKSKEIQGSVSPKTVAFSCNQEGVSPKQSPKSAPAQSSCSPVTRSKLDNAMIQCIPAALADSVQNVCRTSADGEKCLSGERSDSINKPISEPVVREKIYFNKKSLPKPAPPPSQQNNANTHTVENEERSTTRMPPVGMSHHVVKRRDPYSSPTLRGPLEVCQVRSTLRERCLDRDILRATVTLQQPVELNGEDELVFTVVEELSIGNIEDKGRPSSIISFNSDCSLQALASGSRPVSIISSINDEYDAYTSAVGGSEVNTAVVTPLQDGAMNSVDSRGSSISSWLSEVSVCTLESEGALSTDVFLPQAKHMAPETAFYFNSMDMFHCVPSPRDAKNSLNDSGFSFSEVDSDSAASSKLSLTKCPPSPESAKGSLRFTSKISKAHSLSSSQLPQGPSIVHSSLPRKVKPTSSISHSSSSSSSNREPPRQDNKPEDPWQRGNNHPEPQFSDSSCTSRFLRNPPSGIPYTKTYNNSNSVPRPPKGQGSTSSQRVVDGCEKSTSKNPPSKMPQLRRGATTLGTVPVIHSTTEYKGAHDVISSTTSLKFSSLGKNNKANSQKSSNHPKPGCTSPPPPPVRKSSLDQKTKNLLPQSALKSAYGEAGKVSGPRVATSEDELEVRHREDSGSFKTSSLNTAKGTSSLKGRGTKGELGQHYGSQMSLERCDSMSSSVSRAALSRENSGASLGSSSGKSSKSIPRFGIPNSSSSPIATCPSSQSGGTLSRTGQVKASVNPRGLSAVGSSKARSLSANSYKGLSSSTKSLAAPVTRNTNANLPPSGRTSAPRAAAAINSKPGRGTIMGTKQAMRAANSRVSELAAGNISGKHMRGSGDSDSGNDSGVNVSEDKSPAAVLPSPYSKITAPRRPQRYSSGHGSDNSSVLSGELPPAMGRTALFYHSGGSSGYESMIRDSEATGSASSAHDSMSESGVSSSGRTRTSKYPKKRANGFQRRRLIPAPLPDTSSLGKKAAAAGQWVDLPPMSGVLKEPFEIKVYEIDDVERLQRRRQEETSEQPFQDVDKGLQYFNSKLKMLERRQQQVRELRVKHEVLLEELEDTKMRLMMEPDKWIGEFDLDPSLDKDSPEYLEALLQVTEELEFCVNLCKSHVMMVTCFDISIPSTGAQEARREVEV is encoded by the exons ATGATGGATTGGAAAGAGCT GGCAGCTCAGAAGCTCAACCTGTCCTCTAAGCGAAAGAAGCACCCGCCTTCACTGCTCCATCCGCAAGAGCCCTCCATTTACCCCACCAACTTCAGCGGGATCCTTCAGGTCTCCCCACCCCCTGCCCCACCATGTCTGCTCCGGGCTGTGTCCAAGGTGAAAGAGAACCCGGGAATGGGAAAG GTGAAAGTCATGATGCGCATCTGTCCATCCCTGGAGACCAGCGACTCTTCAGAGTCTCAGTCTTTCCTGAAAGtggacagcaggaagaagcagctgacgcTCTATGACCCCGCCTCCAGCCCGCACTCTGGCTCAGGACACAGGAGATCCGCCACCGTGGCCGTCCCGAAAATATTCGCCTTCGATGCCGTTTTTACCCAGGATGCCTCACAA GCTGAGGTGTGCTCAGGGACAGTTGCTGAGGTCATCCAGTCCGTGGTGAATGGTGCAGACGGATGCATCTTCTGCTTTGGCCAAGTCAAGCTCG GTAAGACCTACACCATGATTGGCAAAGACAGCAGCACCCAGAGCCTCGGCATTGTGCCCTGTGCCATCTCCTGGCTCTTCAAGCTCATCAATGAGCGCAAGGAGAAGACGGGAACGCGCTTCTGCGTCAGAGTGTCTGCAGTGGAAATCTATGGGAAAGATGAAGAGCTGAAGGACTTGCTGTCAGAGGCGTCAACTGGAAGCCTGCAGGAAGGCCAGTCCCCTGGGATCCACCTGAGGGAAGATCCCATCTGTGGCACTCAG CTTCAAAACCAGAGTGAGCTGCGCGCCCCAACAGCTGAGAAAGCCGCTTTCTTCTTGGATGCAGCCATCGCTGCGCGCAGCACCAGCACGCCTGACGCAGACGAGGACGTGCGACGCAACTCCCACATGTTGTTCACACTGCACATTTATCAGTACCGCATGGAGAAAAGCGGAAAGGGAGGAA TGTCAGGTGGAAGGAGCAGACTGCACCTCATCGACCTGGGCAGCTGTGAAAAGGTCCTGAGTAAAAGCAGAGACGGAGGTGGAGGCTTATGTCTTTCTCTGAATGCGCTGGGAAATGTTATCATGGCTTTAGCCAACGGAGCCAAACACGTCCCTTACAG GGACAGCAAACTGACAATGTTGCTGAGGGAGTCCCTGGGCAACATCAACTGCAGAACCACCATGATCACACACATTTCAGATTCCCCAGCTCACTACGCCGACTCACTTAATACTATCCAGCTGGCATCTCGCATCCATCGCATGAGGAAGAAGAAATCCAAG TATGCATCCAGTTCATCCGGGGGAGAAAGTTCctgtgaggaggggaggatacGCCGACCACCCCACCTAAGGCCTTTCCATCCCCGGACAATAGCTCTGGACCCAGACCTGCCTGGAATGCTTAGTGACCCAGACTACTCCTCCAGTAGTGAACAGTCTTGTGATACTGTCATTTATGTCGGCCCCGGAGGAGCTGCGATCTCAGACAGGGAGTTGAGTGACAACGAGGGCCCGCCTGCTTTTGTTCCAATCATCCCTTCTCTGAACAAAAAGAGGTCTGTAAAAGAAGGCCCCTTGGACAGAGACCATTTCTTCAAATGCAACACCTTTGCTGAACTACAGGAGAGGCTAGAGTGTATAGATGGCAGTGAGGAACCCACTGCCTTTGTTGGAGAGGCCAAGCGCAGCCAGACTAGCCCCAAGACTGACAAATCTAAGGAGATCCAAGGCTCTGTTTCACCAAAGACTGTTGCATTTTCATGTAACCAAGAGGGTGTCTCTCCCAAACAGTCCCCGAAATCAGCTCCAGCGCAGTCATCATGCAGCCCCGTCACCAGATCCAAACTTGACAACGCCATGATACAGTGCATACCTGCAGCACTAGCAGACAGTGTTCAAAATGTATGCCGGACCAGTGCAGATGGTGAAAAATGCTTAAGCGGAGAAAGATCAGACAGCATTAACAAGCCTATTTCCGAGCCTGTTGTGCGGGAGAAGATCTATTTCAACAAGAAATCTTTGCCGAAACCAGCTCCCCCTCCGTCACAGCAGaacaatgcaaacacacacactgtagaaAATGAAGAGAGGTCAACCACCAGAATGCCCCCAGTTGGAATGAGCCACCACGTGGTGAAAAGGAGAGATCCTTACAGCTCTCCAACACTCCGAGGACCATTAGAGGTGTGCCAGGTGCGCTCCACCCTGAGGGAACGATGTCTAGATAGGGACATCCTTAGAGCTACTGTCACCTTGCAGCAACCTGTGGAGCTGAATGGAGAAGATGAGCTGGTGTTCactgtggtggaggagctgtCTATAGGCAATATTGAAGACAAAGGTCGACCATCCAGTATTATCAGTTTCAATAGTGACTGCTCTCTTCAGGCATTGGCTTCTGGTTCCCGTCCTGTCAGCATCATCAGTAGCATCAACGATGAATATGATGCCTACACGTCAGCTGTAGGAGGATCAGAAGTGAACACTGCAGTGGTCACACCCCTCCAGGATGGAGCAATGAACTCTGTAGACAGCAGAGGTTCATCTATCAGCTCGTGGCTGAGTGAAGTTAGTGTCTGCACCCTGGAGAGTGAAGGGGCCCTTTCTACAGATGTTTTCCTCCCACAGGCCAAACACATGGCACCAGAGACCGCCTTTTACTTCAATTCCATGGATATGTTTCACTGTGTGCCCTCTCCTAGAGATGCAAAGAACTCCTTAAATGACAGTGGATTTAGTTTTTCCGAGGTAGATAGTGATAGTGCCGCCTCAAGTAAACTATCTCTGACAAAATGCCCTCCATCTCCAGAATCGGCCAAAGGCTCTCTCAGATTTACATCTAAAATTTCGAAAGCACACTCACTTAGCTCCTCTCAGCTTCCACAGGGCCCCTCCATAGTCCATTCCAGCCTTCCTCGAAAGGTTAAACCTACCTCGTCCATCTCTcatagcagcagtagcagcagcagcaacagagaaCCACCAAGGCAAGATAATAAGCCGGAGGATCCTTGGCAGCGGGGCAACAACCACCCGGAACCTCAGTTTTCCGATTCCTCTTGTACCAGCAGATTTCTCAGAAATCCTCCTAGTGGTATCCCTTACACCAAAACatacaacaacagcaacagcgtCCCTCGTCCGCCAAAAGGCCAGGGGTCTACCTCATCTCAGAGGGTGGTTGATGGCTGTGAAAAATCTACCAGTAAAAATCCACCAAGCAAAATGCCACAACTGAGACGAGGTGCCACCACCTTGGGTACAGTGCCCGTCATCCATTCCACCACAGAGTACAAGGGAGCCCACGATGTTATTTCATCTACCACAAGCCTTAAATTCTCCTCtctggggaaaaacaacaagGCTAACTCACAGAAATCAAGCAATCATCCTAAACCTGGCTGcacttcacctcctccacctccagtgAGAAAGTCAAGTCTTGACCAAAAGACCAAGAACCTGCTACCCCAAAGTGCCTTGAAGTCAGCATACGGGGAGGCAGGAAAAGTGTCTGGACCAAGGGTGGCTACATCTGAGGATGAGCTTGAGGTACGTCACAGAGAAGACTCTGGCAGTTTCAAAACCTCCAGCCTCAACACAGCCAAAGGTACCTCGAGCCTGAAAGGAAGAGGGACAAAAGGAGAGCTTGGACAACATTACGGAAGTCAAATGTCCCTGGAAAGATGTGACAGTATGTCCTCATCGGTTTCCAGAGCTGCACTTAGCAGGGAGAATAGTGGGGCAAGTctgggcagcagcagtggaaaaTCCAGCAAGTCTATTCCGAGGTTTGGTATTCCTAACTCTTCTAGTTCTCCCATAGCTACCTGTCCATCGTCTCAAAGTGGAGGAACTCTGAGCAGAACAGGCCAGGTTAAAGCTTCAGTAAATCCCAGAGGACTCAGTGCAGTCGGTAGCAGTAAAGCACGATCTCTGTCAGCCAACAGCTACAAGGGTCTCAGCTCTTCCACCAAATCTTTGGCTGCTCCTGTGACCAGAAATACCAACGCCAACCTTCCACCATCAGGACGGACATCAGCTCCTCGGGCTGCCGCTGCCATCAACAGTAAACCTGGAAGAGGAACTATTATGGGCACAAAGCAGGCCATGAGGGCTGCCAACAGCCGTGTGAGTGAGCTGGCAGCAGGCAATATATCAGGCAAACACATGAGAGGTTCCGGAGATTCAGACAGTGGAAATGACAGCGGGGTGAACGTGAGTGAGGACAAGTCCCCCGCGGCTGTGCTTCCCTCTCCGTACAGCAAAATCACAGCACCCAGACGGCCTCAGCGCTACAGCAGCGGCCACGGAAGTGACAACAGCAGCGTGTTGAGCGGTGAACTGCCTCCAGCTATGGGCCGCACCGCTCTCTTCTATCATAGCGGCGGCAGTAGTGGATATGAAAGCATGATCCGTGACAGCGAGGCCACAGGCAGTGCTTCCTCTGCCCACGACTCCATGAGTGAGAGTGGCGTGTCATCTTCAGGCAGAACAAGGACCTCCAAGTATCCAAAAAAGAGAGCAAATG GTTTCCAGAGAAGAAGGCTTATCCCCGCACCCCTGCCGGACACCTCTTCTCTGGGGAAAAAGGCAGCCGCAGCAGGCCAGTGGGTGGACCTGCCTCCTATGTCAGGAGTGTTGAAGGAGCCTTTTGAGATTAAGGTGTATGAGATCGATGATGTGGAACGGCTCCAGAGGCGACGGCAGGAGGAGACCTCTGAG CAACCATTCCAGGATGTGGACAAG GGCCTACAGTATTTCAACAGTAAACTAAAGATGCTGGAAAGAAGGCAGCAGCAAGTGAGAGAACTGAGGGTGAAGCATGAAGTGTTattggaggagctggaagacaCAAAGATGCGATTAATGATGGAACCGGACAAGTGGATCGGAGAGT TTGATTTGGACCCAAGCTTGGATAAAGATTCTCCAGAGTACCTAGAGGCTTTGCTACAGGTCACAGAGGAGCTGGAGTTCTGTGTCAATCTATGCAAGTCCCATGTCATGATGGTGACCTGCTTTGACATCAGTATTCCATCCACTGGTGCTCAGGAGGCACGGCGGGAAGTCGAGGTCTGA